The window CATCTACAACGAGATCTCCAAGGAAGCCTGGGGCGAGTGGATGAAGAAGCAGACCATGCTGATCAACGAGAAGAAGCTGAACATGATGAACGTGGATGACCGCAAACTGCTGGAAGAGGAAATGATCAAGTTCCTGTTCGAAGGGCACGACGTGCACATCGAAGGCTATACGCCGCCAAGCGAATAACGTTGTTGGGGCCAGGCGCTGGCCCGCTTCAATCCTCTTATACTTCTTCCAAACGGCTTTAAGATGAAGAAAATTTTAGCTTTGCTCGTAATAGCGCCTTTGCTGATCTCCTGTTCCGGCAAAAAAAGTGAAGAAATCAACGAAGCCTGGATCAAAGACACCAACGGCTTCGACATTCTGATGGGGCAATTCGCTCACAACATCGAGAACATCTGGGGTCTGAACGAAGTTCTGATCGCCGGGCCGAAAGACTACGTCAAATATACCGACCAATACCAAACCCGCAGCCACATCAACTTCGACACCGGCGCCATCACCATCGAGACCATCGCCACCACCGATCCGGCCGCGCACCTGCGCCAGGCGATCATCAGCACGCTGCTGATGGGTGACGATCCGGGCTCCATCGATCTCTATTCCGACGCCAACGATATCCAGATCAGCAAAGAGCCGTTCCTGTACGGCCAGGTGCTGGATAACAAAGGCGCGCCGATCCGCTGGGAATGGCGCGCGGCGCACTTCGCCGATTACCTGCTGCAGACCAAGCTGCAAAAACGCACCTCCGGTCTGCACGTCATCTACTCGGTCACCATCCAGCTGGTGCCGAACCACCT of the Serratia marcescens subsp. marcescens ATCC 13880 genome contains:
- a CDS encoding oxidative damage protection protein; this translates as MSRTIFCTFLQRDAEGQDFQLYPGDVGKRIYNEISKEAWGEWMKKQTMLINEKKLNMMNVDDRKLLEEEMIKFLFEGHDVHIEGYTPPSE
- the mltC gene encoding membrane-bound lytic murein transglycosylase MltC → MKKILALLVIAPLLISCSGKKSEEINEAWIKDTNGFDILMGQFAHNIENIWGLNEVLIAGPKDYVKYTDQYQTRSHINFDTGAITIETIATTDPAAHLRQAIISTLLMGDDPGSIDLYSDANDIQISKEPFLYGQVLDNKGAPIRWEWRAAHFADYLLQTKLQKRTSGLHVIYSVTIQLVPNHLDKRAHKYLPMVRKASEKYGVDESLILAIMQTESSFNPYAVSGSDALGLMQVVQHTAGKDVFQMRGKWGTPSRSYLFDPENNIDTGTAYLAILQNNYLGGIQNPTSRRYAVITAYNGGAGSVLRVFSSDRTRAVGIINGMQPGDVYQTLTTKHPAAESRRYLVKVNTAQKSYRRK